From the genome of Xiphophorus hellerii strain 12219 chromosome 11, Xiphophorus_hellerii-4.1, whole genome shotgun sequence, one region includes:
- the LOC116728341 gene encoding PAX3- and PAX7-binding protein 1-like codes for MFKRAKRANLRRRNDSDEDEQEESQPQSFAPTSFGPVVEIPFIETSRAPSSEENCFSNGFLSNLNIMRPVKKEKKCKEVPVVVPPTKASLLSFDDDEEGSEVFRVKKPNHSKKIVKQLKKEYKEDLQKSGNVKQETKSDAPPQPVFTVKEEPISRGSSEQGEEEMEVESGNEQDVEAKAQGGQLSRGRNVGSSFNTLSSLTTLKPGEIPDAAFIHAARKRRQLARELGGEAPLVEAEPSKKRMAQEDRDCSDDEDEDEKRIRFSGVKNKSQRQKIAEEIGIEGSDDEALDTGQDEEVSRWEQEQIRKGISIPQVQSSQPEDSTAYYQNSYETQPYGSSYSMPFTYSSVAPQPGKIPSLSDNGSVRYGAPICDLTPVSIDLVKKRLQDRLAQMLSGHNANIKRYEQIRDELEASESTIQQLEGSSNDNADRYKFLQEMRGYVGDLLECFSEKVPAVLELEAAMHQLLRQRAARLVQRRQDDIKDESSEFASLSNKAVMAPSLDSFGRDRAAYQENSRQRRIAEREARRTRRRQAREQNGKRAEHKEGLSSDDEETSTDITSFNMERDRIKADSKKVFEDVVEDFHSLDCIKSHFEVWRREYPDCYRDAYIGLCLPKLFNPLVRLQLITWNPLEEPCANFEYMLWFESLLFYGFEEHRTLEKDDGDIGLLPAIVEKVLLSKLSVLAEQVWDPLSSSETTRLVSFIHRLAEGYPTVLHGDNQYTQELLKTIVLRTRRTLDEDVFLPLYPKNVMDNKNSSACLFYERQFWSCVKLLGNIIQWDGILSYSCLKDLALDSTLNRYILSALQSTDVGEENVQKCQKVVECLPAQWFSGMKGQHTLPQLEPLCRYLTHLANTLHRSSVGAPDTERRTAREQVREVVRMLGRVNALDHIIAVAEEHGVKDIKQLMEVK; via the exons ATGTTCAAAAGGGCGAAACGAGCTAACCTGCGGCGGAGGAACGACTCCGACGaggatgagcaggaggagagccAGCCGCAGTCTTTTGCGCCCACCTCTTTCGGGCCTGTGGTTGAAATCCCGTTCATTGAGACCAGCAGGGCTCCAAGCAGCGAGGAGAACTGTTTCAGTAACGGCTTTCTGTCAAACCTGAACATCATGAGACCCgtgaagaaggaaaagaagtGCAAAGAAGTCCCAGTGGTAGTTCCTCCGACTAAAGCCAGTTTGCTGAGTTTTGACGATGACGAAG AGGGATCCGAGGTGTTCCGCGTGAAGAAACCCAACCACAGCAAGAAGATAGTCAAGCAGCTGAAGAAAGAATACAAAGAAGATTTGCAGAAATCGGGAAATGTCAAACAGGAAACCAAATCAG ACGCTCCCCCTCAGCCTGTGTTTACTGTGAAAGAGGAGCCTATCAGCAGAGGCAGCAGTGAACAaggagaggaggagatggaAGTGGAGAGTGGAAACGAACAGGACGTAGAGGCAAAAGCACAAGGGGGTCAATTGTCCAGGGGCAGGAATGTGGGATCATCATTCAACACACTGTCATCCCTCACTACCCTGAAGCCAG GAGAGATCCCTGATGCAGCGTTCATCCACGCTGCTAGGAAGCGTCGGCAGCTAGCGAGAGAGCTCGGAGGGGAAGCTCCTCTGGTGGAGGCCGAGCCTTCTAAGAAACGTATGGCGCAAGAAGACAGGGACTGCAGCGATGACGAAGATGAAGACGAGAAGAGGATCCGCTTTAGTGGTGTCAAGAACAAAAGTCAGAGGCAGAAGATAGCTGAAGAGATAG GTATTGAGGGTAGTGATGACGAAGCACTGGACACAGGTCAAGATGAGGAAGTAAGCCGCTGGGAGCAAGAACAGATTAGGAAAGGAATCAGCATTCCCCAG GTTCAAAGCAGTCAGCCAGAAGACAGCACAGCCTACTACCAAAACAGCTATGAGACTCAGCCCTACGGCTCCTCCTACAGTATGCCTTTCACCTACAGTTCAGTGGCTCCACAGCCTGGAAAGATACCCAGCCTCTCTGACAATGGTTCTGTTCGCTATGGGGCCCCCATTTGTGATCTAACCCCCGTGTCCATTGATCTGGTAAAGAAGCGCCTGCAGGATAG GCTTGCCCAAATGCTTTCAGGCCACAACGCGAACATCAAACGCTACGAACAGATCAGAGATGAGCTAGAGGCCTCTGAGAGCACCATCCAGCAGCTTGAGGGTTCATCCAATGATAATGCAGATCGATATAAATTCTTGCAAGAGATGCGAGGGTATGTTGGAGACTTGCTTGAGTGTTTCAGTGAAAAG GTGCCTGCTGTCCTGGAGCTGGAGGCTGCCATGCACCAGTTACTAAGGCAACGGGCTGCACGGCTTGTCCAGAGAAGACAGGATGATATTAAAGATGAATCGTCGGAGTTTGCAAGCCTTTCAA ATAAAGCCGTCATGGCGCCCAGTCTGGACTCATTCGGTCGAGACCGTGCTGCGTACCAAGAGAACAGTCGGCAGAGGAGGATAGCTGAAAGAGAAGCAAGAAG AACTCGTCGGCGACAAGCAAGAGAGCAGAATGGAAAAAGGGCTGAGCATAAAGAAGGCCTGTCCTCTGATGACGAGGAAACCTCTACAGATATCACCAGCTTCAACATGGAGAGAG ATCGCATCAAGGCAGACAGTAAAAAGGTATTTGAGGATGTGGTGGAGGACTTTCATTCTCTTGACTGCATCAAATCCCATTTTGAGGTCTGGAGAAGGGAATACCCGGACTGCTACAGAGACGCTTACATCGGCCTCTGCTTACCCAAGCTCTTTAACCCTTTAGTTCGTCTGCAGCTCATCACGTGGAACCCTCTCGAG GAGCCGTGTGCAAACTTCGAGTACATGCTATGGTTTGAGTCGCTTCTATTTTATGGATTTGAGGAGCACAGAACGCTCGAAAAAGACGACGGGGATATCGGCTTGCTGCCTGCTATCGTAGAGAAGGTTCTTCTCTCCAAACTATCAG TGCTGGCAGAGCAAGTGTGGGACCCGCTGTCAAGCAGTGAGACAACCAGGCTGGTGAGCTTCATTCACAGACTCGCTGAAGGTTATCCAACTGTGCTGCACGGAGACAACCAGTACACACAG GAGCTTTTGAAAACAATAGTCTTACGGACCAGGCGGACTCTGGATGAGGATgtcttccttccactttaccCTAAAAA CGTGATGGACAATAAGAACAGCAGTGCATGCTTGTTCTATGAGCGACAGTTCTGGTCCTGTGTAAAG CTGCTGGGCAACATCATTCAGTGGGACGGCATCTTATCCTATTCCTGTTTGAAGGATCTGGCTTTGGACAGCACTCTGAACAGATACATCTTGTCCGCGCTGCAGAGCACAGATGTCGGAGAGGAGAATGTGCAGAAGTGCCAGAAG GTGGTGGAGTGTTTGCCAGCCCAGTGGTTCTCTGGGATGAAAGGCCAGCATACCTTGCCCCAGTTGGAGCCTCTGTGTCGCTACCTCACACACCTGGCCAACACACTGCACCGCAGCAGTGTGGGGGCGCCTGATACCGAGCGGCGCACCGCTAG GGAGCAAGTAAGGGAAGTGGTGAGGATGTTGGGACGCGTGAACGCCCTGGACCACATCATCGCCGTGGCAGAAGAGCACGGCGTTAAAGACATTAAGCAGCTCATGGAagtgaaataa